A stretch of DNA from Candidatus Pseudomonas phytovorans:
AACCGCGCAGGCCGTTGGGGGCGTCGAAGCTGCCTTTGATCACGGCGCCCTTGGCCTGCAATTGCTGAACCGCCTTGGGCAGTTCTTCGGCCTGCAGGGCAGGGGCGGCCAGCAGGGCCAGGGACAGGGGCAGCAGTGCAGTCAGTCGCATGTCAGTTTCCTTGTGCGGCAGGGGCAGGCGCGGTGGCCTGGTCGAAAGGCTCCAGGGCGTGGCGCAGGCTGGCCCGGGACAGCTCGCCCAGGTGGCTGCCGATCAGCCGCCCGTCGGCGTCATAAAACAGGGTGGTAGGCAGGGCCATGGAACCGACGTGCTGGGCCAGCAGGCCGGTGCCGTCAAACAGCACGTGGGTCAGGCTCAGGCCGGTGGTGGCGAGGAAGGTGCTGACGTTTTCCGGCGTCTCGCCCTGGTTGACGAACAGGAAGGTCACGTGCGGGTAGTCGCTTTGCGCCTGCTGCAGCACCGGCATCTCGCGCCGGCAGGGTGGGCACCAGGTGGCCCAGATGTTGATCACCAATGGCTTGCCGCGGTAGCTGTGCAGCGCCACCGGCTGGCCGCCAGCATTGCGCAGGCTCA
This window harbors:
- a CDS encoding TlpA disulfide reductase family protein, with product MLTVTLGPLTMALNHLLMLSALLIASVVGWWVARRGGENPESALFNLFLIGLLCARAGFVLAYWPMYRDEPLQMIDIRDGGFLLWSGLVGIFLGAVWQGWRQPGLRRPLGWALFSGALFWGLASFAGHLYSKGTELPELSLRNAGGQPVALHSYRGKPLVINIWATWCPPCRREMPVLQQAQSDYPHVTFLFVNQGETPENVSTFLATTGLSLTHVLFDGTGLLAQHVGSMALPTTLFYDADGRLIGSHLGELSRASLRHALEPFDQATAPAPAAQGN